In Mesorhizobium sp. M9A.F.Ca.ET.002.03.1.2, the DNA window AGGCGCCGATGCCGACGCAGACGCCGAGTGCCTCGCGCCGCGTGTAGGCAAAGGGTCCGCCGAGGTCGACGGCCTCGCCATTGTAGGCAGCGACCGCGCCACCGAAATATTCCAGGCAATCCGCGGCCGACGGCGCATCCGCCACCAGCGTCTCCTGGATCGCCTTGCCGGTATCCAGCGTCTCGATTCGCGCCAGGTCGGCGTTGCGCGCGCGCAATATGTCGGCGGCGCGGCGCAGGATGCGTCCGCGCTCCACCGGCTTCAGCCGCGCCCAGGCTGGCTGCGCGGTGCGCGCGGCCTCGATCGCGAGTTCCAGCACGTTCGGCGTCGCCGAACGCAGCATGGCGATGGTCTCGCCGGTTGCCGGATAGATGACCGGCAGCGGCGCACCCTGCTCGTCGTCGATGTAGCGTCCGTTGACATAGTGCGATGCCGTTGGCTGGGCGCGCATGGTTGTCTCCAATTTTCTTTCGCGGCATGCGGACGTTTTATCCGGCCAACATGGCCTATCTGTCCGACGCCTGCCAGCGCGGATTGATCCATGGCTCCTGGTTGGACGGCGCCAGCGGCGTGCGGCCGAGAATGTGGTCGGCGGCCTTTTCGCCGGTCATGATCGACGGCGCGTTGAGATTGCCGTTGGTGACGCGCGGGAAGATCGAGGAATCGGCGACCCGCAATCCCTCGACGCCGATGACACGGCATTCCGGGTCGACGACGCTCATCGGATCATCGGTGCGGCCTATCCTGCAGGTGCCGCAAGGGTGGTAGGCACTTTCGGCGTGATCGCGGATGAAGGCATCGAGATCGTCGTCCGACTGCACGTGCGAGCCCGGCGAGATCTCCTTGCCGCGATAAGGGTCGAATGCCGACTGGCCGAAGATCTCGCGCGTCAGCCGGATGCAGTGGCGGAACTCGGTCCAGTCGTCCGGATGCGACATGTAGTTGAAGCGGATCACCGGCTTCAACTTGGGATCGGGCGAGCGCAGCGTGACGGAACCCCGCGACTTCGATCGCATCGGCCCGACATGCGCCTGGAAACCGTGCGCCTTCGCCGCCGCCTTGCCGTCATAGCGGACCGCCGCCGGGATGAAGTGATACTGGATGTCGGGATAGTCGACACCGGCGCGCGAGCGCACGAAGGCCGCCGCCTCGAAATGGTTGGTCGCGCCGAGACCCGACTTGAAGAACAGCCACTGCGCGCCGATCATTGCCTTGGAGAAGGGATTCAGCACCGAATTCAGCGTGATCGGCTGCGTTGATTCCTGCTGGATATAAAGCTCCAAATGGTCCTGCAGGTTGCGGCCGACGCCGAGCCGGTCGGCGATCACCTGGATGCCGTGTTCCCTGAGATGTTCGGCCGGGCCGATGCCGGACAGCATCAGGATCTTGGGCGAATTGATCGAGGATGCGGCAACGATCACTTCACGTCGCGCCTTGACCACCTGAATCCGTTTGCGCGCTTCGATCTCGACACCGGTGGCGCGTTGATTCTCGATGATCACCCGCCGGGCGAAACCCTTGACCAGGCTCACATTTTTCCGCCTGAGCGCCGGCCGGAGATAGGCGCTTGCCGCCGACCAGCGGCGGCCGCCGCGAATGGTCTGCTCCATCGGCCCGAAACCTTCCTGCTTCGCGCCGTTGTAGTCGTCGGTCAGCTCGAAACCGGCCTGACGGCCTGCCTCGACGAAGGCGCCGTAGAGCGGATTGGTCCGCGAGCCACGCTGCACGGTCAGCGGGCCGCCGTGGCCGCGCCAGCCATTCTCGCCGCCGTTGGCGTCCTCCATGCGCTTGAAGTAGGGCAGCACGTCGGCGAAGCTCCAGCCGGCCGCGCCCTGTTCGGCCCAATGGTCGAAATCGCGGGCGTGGCCGCGTACATAGACCATGCCGTTGATCGAGGACGAGCCGCCGATGACCTTGCCGCGCGGCGTCGCCAGTACGCGGCCGCCGAGATGCGGCTCCGGCGCGCTGGCAAATCCCCAGTCGTAGAGGCTCATGTTGAGCGGGATCGACAGCGCCGACGGCATCTGGATCAGCGGCCCGATGTCGCTGCCGCCAAATTCGATGACGATCACCGAATGCTTGCCGTCCTCCGAAAGCCGGTAGGCCATGGCCGAGCCGGCCGAGCCGGAGCCGATGATGACGAAATCCGCTTCAAGCATGGTTCATATGCGCCATAAAGTCGGCGAGCGAGACGTTGCCGCCGGTAGCCACAACAAGGACGGTCTTGCCGGCCAAGTCCACCTTGCCGCCGAGCAGCGCTGCCAGCGACGCCGCGCCCGAAGGCTCAAGCACCAGCTTCATCCGTTCGAAGGCGATCCGCATTGCCCGCCGCACCGAAGCGTCATCGACGGTGACGCCGCGAACACCAGCTGTCTTGACCGCCGCGAACGGCGCTTCACCCGGCTTGCGTGCCATCAGGCCGTCGCAGATCGATTTCGGCCCGATCGGCATCGTCTCGATGGCGCCGTGCCTGAGCGAAGAACCCATGCCATCGAACCCTTCCG includes these proteins:
- the betA gene encoding choline dehydrogenase, which gives rise to MLEADFVIIGSGSAGSAMAYRLSEDGKHSVIVIEFGGSDIGPLIQMPSALSIPLNMSLYDWGFASAPEPHLGGRVLATPRGKVIGGSSSINGMVYVRGHARDFDHWAEQGAAGWSFADVLPYFKRMEDANGGENGWRGHGGPLTVQRGSRTNPLYGAFVEAGRQAGFELTDDYNGAKQEGFGPMEQTIRGGRRWSAASAYLRPALRRKNVSLVKGFARRVIIENQRATGVEIEARKRIQVVKARREVIVAASSINSPKILMLSGIGPAEHLREHGIQVIADRLGVGRNLQDHLELYIQQESTQPITLNSVLNPFSKAMIGAQWLFFKSGLGATNHFEAAAFVRSRAGVDYPDIQYHFIPAAVRYDGKAAAKAHGFQAHVGPMRSKSRGSVTLRSPDPKLKPVIRFNYMSHPDDWTEFRHCIRLTREIFGQSAFDPYRGKEISPGSHVQSDDDLDAFIRDHAESAYHPCGTCRIGRTDDPMSVVDPECRVIGVEGLRVADSSIFPRVTNGNLNAPSIMTGEKAADHILGRTPLAPSNQEPWINPRWQASDR